Proteins encoded by one window of Salvia splendens isolate huo1 chromosome 5, SspV2, whole genome shotgun sequence:
- the LOC121804275 gene encoding cyclin-dependent kinase G1-like has product MAAHVRNNTNTDDGFALFRGRKTACKSKAPKGIVIKKTISVWPETMCSHNGKKRKLQCSSEEEFSNKRGRLPDYPIVNGYECLGKISSGSFGVVYKVQHKHTSQIWAMKKQFSGSGSFLSEINILQSLGGKHPSIIGFKEVSVDACSGLYLVMEHMDFDLRGYMVKEVLPIPQVKMLMKQLIQGVNFLHQNRVLHRDLKPSNILVNKGGELKICDFGLSMRFGEESESTVGTLWYMAPELLLGEKSYSFAVDMWAVGCVMAEMLLRKVLFRGKSKEDQLHEIYCILGHPDNNNVDATISSAKYMLSDDGFDLLKGLLTCDPTKRITSQSALNHAWLADGLTPTQYMEKPRFYIS; this is encoded by the coding sequence ATGGCTGCTCATGTCCGAAACAACACCAACACCGATGATGGGTTCGCCCTTTTCCGCGGAAGAAAGACTGCTTGCAAATCCAAGGCCCCAAAAGGCATTGTTATCAAGAAAACAATTAGCGTTTGGCCTGAAACCATGTGCTCGCACAATGGGAAGAAGCGGAAGTTGCAATGCAGTTCAGAGGAAGAATTCAGCAACAAAAGGGGACGGCTTCCTGATTATCCAATTGTTAATGGCTATGAATGTTTGGGGAAGATCAGTTCGGGCTCGTTTGGTGTAGTCTACAAAGTTCAACACAAGCATACCTCCCAAATATGGGCTATGAAGAAGCAGtttagtggtagtggtagtttTCTGTCTGAGATCAACATCCTTCAATCTCTCGGCGGCAAACATCCCTCCATCATTGGATTCAAGGAAGTCTCAGTGGATGCTTGCAGCGGCCTTTACTTGGTGATGGAGCATATGGACTTTGATCTGAGAGGATACATGGTGAAAGAGGTCCTCCCAATTCCTCAAGTCAAGATGTTGATGAAGCAATTGATCCAAGGCGTCAACTTTCTCCACCAAAACCGAGTTCTGCATAGGGATCTCAAGCCCTCCAACATCCTTGTCAACAAAGGAGGAGAGTTAAAGATATGTGACTTCGGGCTGTCGATGAGGTTTGGGGAGGAATCTGAGTCTACTGTGGGGACATTGTGGTACATGGCGCCTGAGCTGCTTCTTGGAGAGAAGAGCTATTCGTTTGCGGTGGATATGTGGGCGGTGGGATGTGTAATGGCGGAGATGTTGTTGAGGAAAGTGCTCTTTAGAGGGAAATCCAAGGAAGATCAGTTGCACGAGATATATTGTATTCTTGGTCATCCAGATAACAACAATGTTGATGCTACAATTTCATCTGCAAAGTACATGCTTTCTGATGATGGATTTGATCTCCTAAAGGGGCTGTTGACTTGTGATCCAACCAAGAGAATCACATCACAATCTGCTTTGAATCATGCTTGGTTGGCTGATGGATTGACTCCTACTCAATACATGGAGAAACCGAGATTTTATATCTCTTAG
- the LOC121803231 gene encoding uncharacterized protein LOC121803231, whose amino-acid sequence MEASSRNRSSHGTTFHSHFPRSLSPSGRFCASSISSSAATFSARSDPRLRSDTVIARSTSPTRVSLGRSVSPSSSVRFSASQRHPIASHHQKQSQRSLPKKTCMCSPTAHPGSFRCSLHKNSIVPGYGGNQVSPSSSYRSSHQLNMRRSAMTNSLVRIGTVEGDLVRRALAALIRPSSHSLRCRHDFQPRPSRLSVMSKADGL is encoded by the coding sequence ATGGAAGCGTCTTCGAGAAACAGATCCTCGCACGGTACAACCTTCCACAGCCACTTCCCGCGCTCGCTCTCGCCGTCCGGCCGCTTCTGCGCCTCCTCCATCTCATCGTCGGCCGCGACATTCTCCGCCCGCTCTGATCCCCGGCTACGATCCGATACGGTCATTGCCCGATCCACCAGCCCTACCCGCGTCAGCCTCGGCAGATCCGTTTCGCCGTCATCATCGGTCCGATTCTCCGCATCTCAGAGGCATCCGATCGCTTCTCATCACCAGAAGCAGAGCCAACGCTCTCTGCCGAAGAAGACGTGTATGTGCTCCCCTACGGCGCACCCTGGCTCCTTCCGGTGCAGCCTGCACAAAAATAGCATTGTCCCCGGCTACGGCGGGAACCAGGTGTCGCCGTCCTCGTCCTATCGGTCCAGCCATCAATTGAATATGCGCCGATCCGCGATGACGAATTCGCTGGTTCGAATTGGCACGGTGGAGGGGGATTTGGTGAGGAGAGCATTGGCGGCGCTGATTCGGCCGTCGTCGCACAGCTTGCGCTGCCGGCACGACTTCCAGCCGCGGCCGAGCCGGCTCTCCGTCATGTCGAAAGCCGATGGCTTATAA
- the LOC121802916 gene encoding uncharacterized protein LOC121802916, with protein sequence MDWFSWLSKTGLEPTLVYEYGLSFARNELEEGDISYLNHEFLQSMGISIAKHRLEILKLARKESRRPVSRILIAIKRTKRCFSKYLRPPWAQARDDSALALVPLRSSYSARWKGGALLRRNKRMALASWSGNLVGGRAPLLLTNGSPMLFHSSRIDSFLSPWTSDRPLEAEEGDRKEEEGEDCDEYWSPAVEDIKWDAMFQNLKPT encoded by the coding sequence ATGGATTGGTTCTCATGGCTCTCAAAAACAGGGCTCGAGCCCACCCTCGTCTACGAGTACGGCCTCTCGTTCGCTCGAAACGAGCTCGAGGAAGGCGACATCTCCTATCTCAACCACGAGTTCCTCCAGAGCATGGGGATCTCGATAGCCAAACACCGCCTCGAGATCCTCAAGCTCGCAAGGAAGGAAAGCAGGAGGCCGGTATCCCGGATCCTCATCGCCATCAAGAGGACCAAGAGGTGCTTCTCCAAGTACCTCCGTCCACCGTGGGCCCAGGCCCGCGATGACTCTGCCCTGGCACTTGTTCCCCTGCGCAGCAGCTACAGCGCCCGATGGAAGGGCGGTGCGCTGCTGAGGAGGAACAAGAGGATGGCACTGGCCAGCTGGAGCGGGAACCTGGTTGGTGGCAGGGCGCCGCTCCTGCTGACCAATGGGAGCCCCATGTTGTTCCACAGCTCGAGAATCGATAGCTTCTTGAGCCCGTGGACGAGCGATCGCCCCCTCGAGGCCGAGGAGGGTGATCGGAAGGAGGAGGAGGGAGAGGATTGTGATGAGTATTGGTCCCCTGCAGTTGAAGATATCAAGTGGGATGCCATGTTTCAGAACTTGAAACCTACTTGA